A window of the Physeter macrocephalus isolate SW-GA chromosome 7, ASM283717v5, whole genome shotgun sequence genome harbors these coding sequences:
- the LOC112063482 gene encoding basic proline-rich protein-like: MKSTPKHQSPKSGGFESPARPLKPPLGQREASSPRPAGPLRERRREAYRARLRLPGGFSRPWPLGAAEALPAPPGTPPGLGPAPPPPTRSSLPFRPLPPPAEGGSRAAAAFTSSSCGRKVHRAPGPLSGGCAAAPLRAAHKAAPRVPPPPAPERRWGWRCRGGAVAAGGDAGRVSAGRGDTAALRLAEEKQPRKRILRERVLVCSPRNPGPARRHLAQAGSANPDPDAPRSGARPAVSAPGSRRLSHTPAGHASGARARERRARASLPPLPPQAVPPPPSGLRRWRAGQTAPPPGWRQDLPRRTPPGGPDPKGERRRSRLAGSEPVPAAL, translated from the exons ATGAAATCCACCCCCAAACACCAAAGTCCGAAGTCTGGCGGCTTCGAGAGCCCAGCAAGGCCCCTAAAGCCCCCGCTCGGTCAGAGAGAAGCCTCGAGTCCCCGCCCGGCCGGTCCCCTCCGGGAAAGGAGACGCGAGGCCTATAGGGCTCGGCTTAG GCTCCCCGGCGGCTTCTCTCGCCCCTGGCCACTCGGCGCCGCCGAGGCCTTACCGGCACCTCCGGGAACCCCGCCGGGCCTTGGTCccgcgcccccaccccccacccgctCCAGTCTCCCCTTccgtcccctccctccaccagccGAGGGCGGGAGCCGAGCCGCCGCCGCCTTTACCTCCTCCTCATGCGGGCGGAAGGTGCATCGAGCGCCCGGGCCTCTGTCAGGTGGTTGCGCCGCCGCCCCTCTCCGGGCTGCACACAAAGCGGCTCCGCGGgtcccgccgccgcccgccccggAGCGGCGCTGGGGCTGGCGGTGCCGAGGAGGAGCAGTCGCCGCGGGGGGAGACGCGGGGCGAGTGAGCGCTGGGCGGGGAGACACTGCCGCTCTCCGTCTGGCCGAGGAAAAGCAGCCTCGGAAAAGGATCCTCCGGGAGCGTGTGCTCGTGTGTTCGCCCCGGAACCCCGGGCCCGCCCGTCGGCACCTCGCGCAGGCCGGGTCCGCCAACCCGGACCCGGACGCCCCTCGCAGCGGCGCGCGCCCGGCAGTCAGTGCTCCGGGTAGCCGGCGCCTCTCGCACACACCGGCCGGTCACGCGAGCGGTGCGAGAGCACGCGAGAGAAGGGCGCGCGCCTCGCTCCCGCCCCTTCCTCCGCAGGCCGTGCCTCCGCCTCCCTCGGGCCTGAGGCGGTGGCGCGCGGGGCAGACAGCGCCGCCACCCGGTTGGCGCCAAGACCTGCCGCGCCGAACGCCTCCGGGAGGACCGGACCCGAAAGGCGAGCGGAGGAGGAGCCGGCTGGCGGGAAGCGAACCGGTCCCCGCGGCCCTGTGA